GCGGGTCGGCGATAACGCGGTATGTGGATAAAGAGGACGGGTCGGAGTATATCTACTCGCTCTTTGTCCCAAGCGACGCCAGCACGGCGTTCCCAGTGTTCGATCAGCCGGATCTGAAGGCGAGGTTTGAGTTGAAGGTCAAGAGACCTAAGGACTGGGAGGTCATTTCGAACGCTCTAGGTGAAGATTCCGAAACGATTTTCAGCGACGGTAAGCCAAGAGAGTTCTCCTCTACGTTGGTCGAGACCAAACCCATTAGCACCTACGTATTCGCGTTCGCGGCGGGGCCATGGGAGCGCGTGTCAGAACCACCTGCGGTAGCGGGTGGTTTAACTCGGAGTACCACGAACGCGGCCAGAACGAGCGCGACCGATCCTAACCTTCAACCACCCGCTACCGCAGGTGGTTCTGACAGGACCGGGCCGCAGACCTCGATCTACGTCCGCAAATCGCAGGCCGCCAAGTTCAAGCCCCACGCAGCCGAAGTCTTTCGCCTCAACCGCGAGGCTATCAAATACTTCGAGGAATATTTCGACTACAAGTTCCCGTTTCCTAAGTACGATCTGGTTCTGATACCGGAGTTTCCGTTTGGCGGGATGGAGCATGCGGGGGCGACGTTTTTGCGGGAATCTTCGATCATTTTTCCGCAGGAGCCGACGCGGAACGACCACATCTCGCGGGCGTTGCTGATCTTTCATGAGGCGTCGCACCAGTGGTTTGGGGACACGGTGACGATGCGTTGGTTCGACGACCTGTGGCTGAAAGAGGGCTTTGCGACCTTTACGGCGTACAAGGCGATGGAGCGGATAATGCCGGAGACGATGGCGTGGAAGGTCTTCTACGAACGCGTCAAGCAGGCCGCCTACCAGACCGATTCGACCAAGGGAACGACGCCGATCTATCAAGAGATACCGAACCTCTCCGCCGCAAAGAGCGCCTACGGCAACATCGTCTACAACAAAGCCCCGGCGTTCCTGCGGCAGGCTGAGTTCTACCTCGGCGAAGACAAATTCCAAACCGCCGTCCGTGCGTTTTTGAAGAAGCATGAGTTTGGGAATGCAGGGTGGGAGGATCTGGTTAAACAGTTTGAGCTTGCGAGTAAGCAGGATTTGAAAGAATGGGCCGACGTCTGGGTAAGTAGAAAAGGATTACCGGCTTACCGTGTTGGTTGGGGGGAAGACATGGGAGCGCGGTATGAACATAAAATGGAGCAGATTAATGCTCATGAAGGCGTGACATGGAAGCAAAGATTAAATCTTCTTGTTTTGAAGAATGAAAAGACGTCCATCATAAACGTATATTTCGAAAAAGTTTATGAAAACCGCTCGATTGCAAGAATGGAAATTGCGCCATACAGGCCTTTATTCGAGTATCCATATCCCGAGCTTATTTTTCCCAATCACGGCGATCTCGGGTACGGGATTTTTTTATTAGATCGCAAGAGCCGCGATTACGTTCTGAAAAACATCCAGAACGAGAAGGACCCGTTCCTGCGGTCGATGATGTGGGGCGCTCTGTGGGACAGCGTCCGCGAGGGCGAGCTCGACCCGCGGGAGTTTGTGGAGCTGGTGGTCCGCGTTCAGAGTTCAAACTTTAGCGTTCAGAGTTCAAACTTTAGTTTGTTTCCCGGTGGCAAAGAGACGTCTGCGGGCAGCGGAGGGCAAGCTAAAGCTTGTACTCTGAACTGTGATGACGAATCGACGACGGCGTTGCTGCTCAGCCGCGTTGGGACGGCGATGAACTATTACATCGACGATAGCCGTTCGGCAGGGCTGCGGCCGCGGGTCGAGGATCTGCTCATCGAGCAAATGCAGAGCGCGGAGACACTCGGACAAAGGATCACCTATTACCGGGCGTTTTTGAACATCGCATCGAGTGCCAATGGGAGGGAAGTATTGCGGGCGATGCTTAAGACAAAAATCGGAGAAAAAGCAAATGACGAACCGAAGCCGTTCCCTCCGGGTATTTATTCTAAAGAAGACGTCGAAAGAATTCTTCGTTTCGAGGAAATGCTGCGAAAGCTTCCGCTCAAGACGAAAGACAAATTCGACATCGTCACGCGGCTGTTGATCTTGGGCGATCCGGATGCGGCGACGCTATTGGCGGAACTCGAGAAAACAGAAAGTAGCGATGATGCGAAGCGATATGCATACGCTGCGAGGGCGGGCATCGCGACGGCTGAGAACAAGGCGAAGTATTGGAACGATTTCGTGAGCAACAAAGACATCTCGGAAAGCTGGATCGAGGCCGCGTTTGGGCCGTGGAACTCCATCCGGCACAGCGAGTTGACGCTGCCCTATCTGCAACGGGCTCTCGCGGAGCTTCCCAACCACAAACGCAATCGCAAGATATTTTTCGTCAACGGCTGGCTCGGCGCCTTCATCGGCGGACAGCGTAGCGAAGAGGCGTTGGGAATCATCAACAAATTCCTTGCCGACAACCCGACGCTCGACCGCGATCTGCGGCTCAAGATATTGGAGAACGCCGACATCATCGAACGAGCGGTAAAGATACGCGGAAAGTATTCAAAGCCGCGGTCATAGGGCCGCAAGGTGAAATTGCTTAACAATCGAACAAAAATCTGATATCGTCCGCTTATTATGTTCCAAACGCTTAGAGGAAAGGCCGGCGCAGCGGTGCTGATGGCGGCACTCTGTTTCGCGGCATTTACGCCCGTATTCGCTCAAGTTGCGGCGCCGAACAGCGAGCTCATCGTCGCCCGCATCGCTGTCAAGACCGATGCCGACATGCGGAGAGTAATGGACCTCGGGCTCGACCTGATGGAATATCGCGAGGGCGACGACCTGATCTTTATCACCACCGCTGCACAGATCGCGGAATTGCAGAGGTCGGGATTTGACGTGCGGCCTGATAAAAAATTGACCGCCGAACTGCCCCGTAACGGCGTCGAGACGTTCAACGGCGGTTATCGTACCGTCGAGGAAACGTACGCATTCCTCAACCAGATGCAGGCTTCCTACCCGAACCTCGCCCGCGTTTTCACCTACGGCGACAGTTGGCTCAAGGTGCAAAACCCGGTGAACGGCTACAAGTTGACCGGAATCACGCTAACCAGCCAGAGTTCCGACCGACGGCCAAAGCCCACATTCCTGCTTCAAGCCGGACTTCACGCCCGCGAACTCGTTCCGCCGGAACTTGCGACCAGGTTCATCTCTTATCTGCTTACGAATTACGGCATCGATGCCGACGCCACCTGGCTGCTCGACGAACACAGGATAGTCGTGATCCCGATCATGAATCCCGACGGGCGAAAGATCGCCGAGACCGGTGCGTTAAAGCGTAAGAACATGAACAATCTCTCGGGCAGCTGTACGACCGTGACCACCGGAATTGACCTCAATCGCAACTATTCGTTCCGTTGGGGCATCGTCAATCCGCCGACCGAACCGTGCGGCGAGACCTTTCCGGGCCTTACCGCCGCTTCCGAGCCTGAGATCGCGTACCAAGAGGCTCTGATCGCGACGCTTTTCCCCGACCAGCGAGGTGCCCCGCGTAACGAACCTGCACCCATTGATGCTACGGGTGCTGTCCTCGACATGCACTCGACCGGGAATCTCATACTCTATCCTTGGGGTGAAGATACCCTGCCTCCGCCAAACCCGCAGATCGTTACCCTTGCCAGAAAAATGGCCGCTTACAACGGCTACAATCCGATACAAGGCGTCAATTTGTATCCGACCAGCGGCTCGGCGAAAGATTATGCCTACGGCGAACTGGGTGCTGTTTCGATGACGATGGAGATCGGCAACGGCTCAGGCACTTGCGGCGGATTCATGCCCGCTTACACATGCATCGAGGGCGGCGGTACGGCGGGAAACTTTTGGAGCAAGAACCTGCCCGTCCTGCTCTACATGGCAAAAACCGCAAGAACGCCGTACATGATTGCGGAAGGCCCGACCGCCGAGACACTGACGATCACAGCGCTTTCTACAGCGTCATTCAGGTTTCGTGCGCAGTTCAGCGACGAGTTCAACGGCGGGCAGCCTATCGCTGCCGCCGAGGCCTATCTGAATACGCCGCCGTGGCGTGGCGGTACGCCGATAGCTATGACGCCTGAGGACGGCAGCTTTAACAGCATGAACGAATACGCCCTCGCCACGTTCAACATCCGCAGCGGAACGCACATTATTTATGTCCGGGCACGCGACACGGCGGGAAATTGGGGTTCCGTAAAGGCCGTCTTTAAGACTGATGGCCTATGGCCGGCAGGCTAGTATTCCGGTACAGATCGTTCGCTCTAACAATAGTTGCGGCAGGTATGCGTTACTGCCGCCCTTTCTTTTTGTGCAAAGTTCCCGGCGGCAGAAATATGCAGGTTTACGGACTGCACGCAATCTTGACAAAAAAATAATGTTTTGAGATTATTGGGTTTATGGTTGGCAACGTCAAAGCATTGCAGCAGGGTGGTTTATGAAAATTTCGGCGCAAGAGGAATATGGGCTTCGGTGCCTAGTTCAGTTGGCAAATCTGAAGGATGGCGAATCGCTTACTCTGCCGCAGATAGCTGAGCTCGAGGGCATCTCGACGGCGAACGCCGGCAAGCTGATGTGGCTGCTCAACAAAGCGGGCTTTGTTAATTCGACCCGCGGGACGAAAGGCGGCTATTTTCTCGCACGCCCTGCCGGTGAGATATATCTGAACGAGATCATAAAAGTGCTGGACGAGGATGTTCTAAGCTCACATTGTGAGGGCTACACGGGCGTGCTCGATACGTGTGTGCACACGGGCGATTGCGGCATACGGCCGGTCATCGTCGGCCTGCACGAGATCGTCGAGAACGCTCTCTCTCGGATCACGCTCGCTCAGTTGGTGGGTTCTGAGAAAACGGTAGATGCGATGTTCCATCAGATACAGGGAATCCACAGGACGATAGAGCCGCAGAGGATCTGAGTTTTGCGAACACGTTGATATTGGTGCGGCGAATAGTTTTATTTCAAGCAAGGGTACAGGTATGAAAAGGGATCTTGCAGTTATCTTTTCGGTCATGATCTTGGCGATCGGCGGTTTTGCACAGGCATCGGCCGAAAATGCCGCATTGGAAGCGGAGATGAAAAAGTTCATCGGATCCATTGAAAAGCGAGACACGACCGTCTTCCTGAGCTACATTTCGCCGGAAAAGGGCCTTAGGATCATGAACACCATCGATCAGGGCGAAGAGGGCAACATGGACAACCCAATGCTCGATTCGACGCTGACCTACAAGGAACTTGCCGACGATCTGAAGAAGAAAGGTGATCTTTATCAGGGCATTTTCAAGCCCTCGGAAGACAGTCCGAATTTTCACGATGCATTTGCCAAGCGAACTGAGAAATGGGTGCTCGTCGCGGGCAACAAATTTCAATTAGTTGACGCAGAGACAGGTAAGCCGAATAACGCTTTCTATGTGAAATGGGAAAAGCAGGGCGATAACTGGCATGTGACAGAGGTCGGCCGGCTGATCTCGTAGAACGCGATAGCCCGAGTCAAGAATCATTATGTCGACAGCAGCAGAATTACTACAGAATCGCGAATACAAGTACGGATTCGTCACCGATATCGAAACGGACATTATCCCGAAAGGATTGTCCGAGGACACGGTCCGTCTGATCTCGCAAAAGAAGAACGAGCCCGAGTGGATGCTTGAGTTTCGCCTGAAGGCGTATCGCCAATGGCTGAAAATGGAGCAGCCCAAGAATTGGCCGAACTTTGAATATCCTGAGATCGATTTTCAGAATATCTCGTACTATGCGGCACCGAGGCAAGAGCCGACAAAGGCGTCGATGGACGAGGTCGATCCGGAACTGATCAAGACGTTTGAGAAGCTTGGCATTCCGCTTTCTGAGCAGAAGATGCTTGCAAATGTGGCGGTGGATGCTGTTTTCGATTCGGTCTCGGTCGCGACGACATTCAAGAAAAAGCTGCTCGAAGCCGGCGTGATATTTTGCTCTTTTACAGAGGCGGTCGAGGAATATCCTGAGCTGATCCAGAAATATCTCGGTTCGGTCGTGCCCGTCGGCGACAACTATTACGCCGCCCTGAACTCCGCCGTTTTCTCGGACGGTTCGTTCGTTTACATTCCGAAAGGCGTTCGGTGCCCAATGGAGCTATCGACATATTTCCGCATCAATACGCAGGAATCGGGGCAGTTTGAACGCACCTTAATTGTTGCAGAAGAAGGCGGTTACGTCGCCTATAATGAGGGCTGCACGGCGCCTCAGTTCGATACGAATCAGCTTCACGCGGCTGTTGTCGAGCTCGTCGCATTGGACAATGCCGAGATCAAGTATTCGACCGTTCAGAACTGGTACGCCGGTGACGAAACGGGCAAGGGCGGCATTTATAACTTCGTAACGAAACGCGGAGCCTGCCGCGGTGTGAATTCGAAGATCTCGTGGACGCAGGTCGAGACGGGCTCGGCGATCACCTGGAAATATCCATCGGTGATACTGCAGGGCGACAATTCGATCGGTGAATTTTACTCGGTCGCGCTCACTAACAACGCCCAGATCGCCGACACGGGCACGAAGATGATCCACCTCGGCAAGAACACAAAGTCGACGATCGTCTCAAAGGGCATCTCGGCCGGCCGATCGAACAATTCGTATCGCGGACTCGTCAAGGTGATGCCGAAAGCCGACGGAGCACGCAACTATACGCAGTGCGATTCGATGCTGATCGGCGGCCGGTGCGAGGCGAACACGTTCCCTTACATCGAGGTGATGAATAACACCGCCCGCGTAGAGCACGAGGCGACCACATCGAAAATTTCTGAAGAACAGCTTTTCTATCTGCAGCAGCGAGGGCTTTCGCAAGAGGACGCCGTTTCGCTGATCATTAACGGTTTCTGTAAAGAGGTCTTCCGCGAACTGCCGATGGAATACGCGGTCGAAGCACAAAAGCTGCTCGGGCTCAAATTGGAAGGCAGCGTCGGCTAGATCAATTTAACCACCGAGAGCACAGAGAACGCAGAGGCTCGTTTGGTTGGGCTCCGCGTCATCTTCTGTGAAGAGAATTTATGTTGCTTGAAGTAAAAGACCTGCATGCAGGCATTGACGGAAAAGAGATATTGAAGGGCCTGAATCTGCGTGTGCAGAAAGGCGAGGTACACGCGATCATGGGGCCGAACGGCTCCGGCAAATCGACGTTGTCAAAAGTGCTCGCGGGGCATCCTTCGTATGAAGTGATGTCGGGCGAGGTGATCTATGAGGGCAAGAATTTGCTCGAAATGGACCCCGACGAGCGCGCACGCGACGGCGTTTTTATGGCGTTCCAGTATCCGGTCGAGGTGCCGGGCGTGTCGAATTCGCAGTTCCTGCGGCTCGCCTACAACGAGAAGATGAAGCACACTGGCGGCGAGGAGCTCGACCCGCTGGAATTCAACGACTATCTGAAAGAAAAGGCGAAGATCGTCGAAATGGACCCGCAATTTTTCAAGCGTTCGGTGAACGAAGGCTTTTCGGGCGGCGAGAAAAAGCGCAACGAGATACTGCAGATGGCCGTGCTCGAGCCGAAGCTCGCCATTCTTGACGAGACCGATTCGGGCCTCGACATCGACGCTCTTCGCATCGTCGCCGAAGGCGTCAACAAGCTCCGTTCGGCGGACAACGCCATCATCCTCGTTACGCATTACCAGCGTCTGCTCAACTACATCCAGCCGGATTTCGTCCACGTTCTCGCAAACGGCAAGATCGTCAAAGAAGGCGGCAAAGAGCTTGCCCTCGAACTCGAAGAAAAGGGCTACGACTGGGTCAAGGCCGCCGGAAACTAGCGCGTGACCGAGAAAGCGAACAGAAGCGGCAATGCGGTGCTAGTCGCCATTTGGGCGGCGGCATTGCTTGTCGTTTTCACGGCTTTTCGTTTCGATGACATTCTGAAGCTGCCGTCGCTGGTCGGCAACCTCGGCGGCGGGCCGCTGTTCGGCAGCGGGATCGCAGATTCATTTGCCGCTGTGGTCGCGGCGCTTGTTATCGGCTTTTCGTGGTTTTGTCTCGGCAGTTTCATCTATAGTTTTATTCCTGCTTCTGATGATCGGGCCTCATCTTTCGAGATGGATATAGCGAAAAAAGCCGCTCTCGGAGCTGCCGCATTTTCGCTTGTTTGGTTCTTTCTGGGACTCGCGGGGCTGTACAACAGCATCGCCGCGTCGTTCAGCGTTCTGTTCGGATTTCTTGCAGGAGTTTATGCTTTCACGCGAAAGAAGGGCACGAAAGCATCGCTGCAAGATGACGGAGACCGCTCGCCGTTCATCATAGTTCTGAAAGTTCTGATAGCGGTGCCGCTGCTTCTTTCGCTGATCTCGTCGCTCGCTCCGCCGACCGCTAAAGACACGCTGCTTTATCATTTCTCGGTCCCGAAACAGTTCATCGCACAGGGCGGCAATGCTTTCATCGAGGGCAACATCGCGAGCTATCTTGCGTTGGGAACTGAGATGCACGTCGTTTGGGCTCGTCTGCTCGGCGGCTTCATTAGCGAACGTGCGGCCGAAGCTGCCGGCGGTGCGGTGCTGTGGCTTTTTTTTCCGCTGCTGCTCGCGGCGGTTTACGGCTGGGCCCGCGAAGAAGGAATTTCGAAACCGTGGTCGTTATTGGCTACTGCATTGGTCGCGTGCATACCGACGGCGTATCACGTGGCGGCGAGCGGCTACGTAGATCTGGCATTGTCGCTGTTCGTCGTGCTGGCGGCTCATTCGCTGCTGAATTGGCTGTGGACAGGCAGCACAAGGTCGGCGATATTGCTTGGAATCTTCTTGGGTGCGGCGTTGTCGATAAAGCTGACAACGGTGTTCGTGATCGCGGCATTCGTTTTGATCGTCCTGTTGCGGGCTAGGCAGAATAAGGATGGGCAAGCTGGCAGCCTGCGGTCCGGCGGGGCGGGCAGGTTTGTACTCACCGGATTTGGGGCGTTGTTGTTGGCGGGCGTCATTGCGTCGCCGTGGTATCTGCGGACTTGGGCCGAAACGGGCTCTCCGGTGTTCCCTTTTTATATGAGCATCTTGCCGGGCGAGGCTCCCGGCTGGGACGTCGAGCGGTCGAACCTTTTTCAGGGGATGAATTCGCAATACGGCGGCGTCCAAACTCATCCGGAAAACTATCTGATCGCACCGCTGCGCATTTCGCTTGCGGCGCAGCCTGAGGACGCGAACCTTTACGACGGCGTCATCGGTGCGATGTTTATCATCGGGCTGCCGTTGGTGCTGTGGGCCGCCTGGAAACGCGAACTTGCGGACGGTGTCGGATCGCTGCTCATAGTCGTGGGCGTCGTGTATCTTTTCTGGCTTTTCTCAAGCCAGCAACTGCGTTATCTGCTGCCGATAATGCCGCTGCTTGCGATAGCTATAGCATCGGCCGCTGACAAGTTGAAAGATGGAGCGATGCGCAACGCCTGGAAGTATTCACTTACGGCGGCGTCCTTTATTGCGGTGCTGACGGCGCTCGCGTGGTTCTCGATGAAGGCACCGCTGCGGGTGGCGTTCGGCGGCGAAACGACCGGAGTTTATCTAACGAGAAATCTCGATCATTACAGCTACTACTCGTGGCTGAATAGCGAGAGCGGCGGCGACGAAAAGACGTGGCTCATCAATATGCGCCGCGATACGTATCACATCGAGCGTCCCATTTTTTCCGACTACATCTTTGAGGATTGGACGCTGAGAAAGATGGTTTGGGACGCACGTTCGGCGGAAGACCTGCGGCAAAGGACGCGCGAGATGGGCGTGAATTATGTTCTGGCGAGGCACGATTTTTTGTTCAACTACGACCGCACAACACTCGTCGACGACCGAAAACCCCGGCCCGAGAATGAGGCGAAACTGAAGATCGCTAAGGAATTTTTGCTGGACCCGGCGCGGACCATTCGTGCTGACGAGAAGTTCAGCCTGATAAGGATCGATAAGTGAAATGACATCAGCAACGATGGAAACTCTTTTTGGACAATGTTTTAGGGACAGCATCGCGTCGGAAAAGGATGTGATGGTAAAGGCTCTGCGCGAGGAAGCATTCTCGTATTACGCGGCGACCGGTTTCCCGACGCCGAAGGACGAGGACTGGAAATATACCAATGTCGCCGAGATCGCGAAAGGCGAGTGGCCGTGTACGCAGATGCGCACGCAGCTTCCGGACGACGACCCGCGGCCGCGTGTGATGCTCGAGAATTTTCGTTTCGGGCGCAACGGTTTTACGGCTCTGAATCTCACATTCGCGGATCTTTCTGTCGTCGTTATTCCGCGTGAGACGAGCGTCGCGGAGCCCATCGAACTAGACCTTTCCGCCGCTGAGGGCGAGATGGCGTCGCCGCACGTGATCGTCATTGCCGAAGCAGGAAGCAAAGCCACGATCGTCGAGACATATAAAAGCGGCGGCCGCGGGCTGATGAATTCGGCGGTGCAGATCGTCGTCGAGGAGAACGCCAACCTGACGCATTATCGTGTGCAGAAAGACGCGGCGGACGCCTACAACTACGGCGTGACGGAAGTTACGGTCGGCCCTTCGGCACGGTACGACCTGACCAATATCAATCTCGGCGGTGCCATTTCGCGGCACGACATCGACGCTAAGCTGATCGCTGAGGGCGGCGAGATCTGGGTGGACGGGCTGTATATCCTGTCGGGTTCACAGCATCACGACACGCATTCCAGCATCGACCACACCGTGCCGAACTGCAATTCGCATCAGACATACAAGGGTGTGCTCGACGGCAGTTCTCGGGGCGTTTTTAACGGCAAGGTCTTTGTCCGCGAAAACGCGCACGGCACCGACGCACAGCAGCAGAACAAAAATCTTCTGCTGTCGAACGATGCCCGCGTCGATACGAAACCGCAGCTAGAGATATTCAACGACGACGTGAAATGCTCGCACGGAGCGACCGTTGGCCAGCTGGAGGACGAGGAGATGTTCTATCTGCTGACGCGCGGCCTGCCCGAAACGCTCGCACGCAACCTTCTGACGTACGGTTTCGCCGAAGAGATCATCAACAAGATCGAGATCGAGTCGATCAAAAGCGAGCTTGATGCGATGGTGCTGAACCGGCTGAATACGGTGATCTAACCACAGAGGACACAGAGAGCACAGAGGGCAGGAAATGGAGTTGAACTCAGTCACCGAAGCGATCATCGGCGCAGCGATCGAGGTTCACAAAGCACTTGGCCCCGGCCTGCTGGAAAGTACTTATGAGGTTTGTTTGCTGCATGAGCTTGGAAAGCGAGGTCTGAAAGTCGAAAAGCAGGTGCCTATTCCTGTTGTGTACGACACGGTCAGGCTGGATGCCGGATACCGAATTGACCTGCTTGTTGAGGACGAGGTGATCGTCGAATTAAAGGCGGTCGATACGCTGCATCCGATCCATGAGGCGCAACTGATCTCTTATTTGAAATTGAGCAATAAGAAGATCGGTTTGCTCATCAATTTCAACGTTAAGCTCTTGAAAAACGGCGTAAAGAGGATCGCTAATTGAAACCCTCTGTGTGCTCTGTGCTCTCTGTGGTGATGTGAATTTATGACTTGGGATGTAGAAAAAATAAGGCGGGATTTTCCGGTGCTGTCGCGTGAGGTGAACGGCAAGCCGCTGGTTTATTTGGATAACGCGGCTTCGTCGCAGGTGCCGCAGATGGTGATAGACCGCGGTTCGAAATACCTTGAAGAGGAGCATTCGAATGTTCATCGCGGTGTGCACTATTTGTCGCAGCACGCGACAAACGCATTCGAGGCGGCGCGTGAAAAGGTAAAGCGTTTCATAAACGCACGCGAGGCGGCTGAGTGTATTTTCGTCCGCGGCTGTACGGAGGGCGTCAACCTTGTCGCGCATTCCTACTGCAAAGGCTTCGTCAACGAAGGCGACGAGATCCTCGTCTCGCAAATGGAACATCATTCGAACATCGTTCCGTGGCAGGTGGCAGCCGCCGAACGCGGTGCCCGCGTGCGTGTGATCCCGATAAACTCAACCGGCGAGCTTGTCATCGAGGAATACGAGGCGATGCTGAACGAGAGGACAAAAATTGTCGCCGTTTCCCACGTTTCAAACAGTCTCGGTACGGTCAATCCTGTCAAGGAAATGATCACGACCGCGCATAAATACGGCGTGCCGGTGTGCGTGGACGCGGCGCAGAGCGTACCGCATTTTCCGGTTGATGTGCAGGACCTCGATGCTGATTTCTTTGTTTTTTCGGGGCACAAGATGTTCGCCCCGACCGGCAGCGGTGTCGCCTATGGCAAGCGGGAATGGCTGGACAAGATGCCGCCCTATCAGACAGGCGGCGGCATGATCCGCACCGTCAGTTTTGACGGCACGACGTATGCGGCGATACCCGAAAAATTCGAGGCAGGCACGCCCGCCATCGCCGCAGCGATCGGATTAGGTGCGGCGATCGACTACCTGAACGCACTTGATTTCGAGGCCGCTGCCGCATATGAACACGAGTTGCTCGAATACGTCACATCGCGGCTAGCGGACATCGAGGAAGTAACGATCATCGGTACAGCCGCACAAAAAGCAAGCGTGCTGTCGTTCACCATCGACGGCATTCATCCGCACGACATCGGCACAATTCTCGATCAGCAGGGCATCGCGATACGTGCCGGACACCACTGCGCTCAGCCGGTGATGAACTTTTTTGACGTTCCCGCGACGGCACGCGCGTCGTTCGCTTTTTACAACACGCGCGAAGAGATCGATAAACTTGCCGACGCCATTCAAAAGGTCATCGAAGTTTTTGCATAACAGGCGGCTGGGGCGAACTTGGTGTAATATGTGAGTGAGATCACACCATGCAGGCCGGCTTGGATAGGATAATCGCCTTATGAAAACAGACCTTGAGATCGCCCAGAGTGCAAGACTTCGCCCCGTTGTTGAGATCGCTGAACAGCTCGGACTCGGCCCCGACGACATAGACCTTTACGGCAGCCCGTATATCGGCAAGGTGCGGTTGGACGTGCTGGAAAAGTTCAAAGACCGCCCGAACGCCAAATACATCGACATCTCTGCCATCACGCCGACGCCGCTCGGCGAAGGCAAATCGACGACGCTGATCGGGCTCGGCCAGGCGATGAAGCACCTCGGCAAGCGATCGGTGATAACGCTGCGGCAGCCTTCGCAGGGGCCGACATTCGGCATCAAGGGCGGCGCGGCCGGCGGCGGCATGGCGCAGGTCGTGCCGATGGAGACATTCAACCTGAATCTGACCGGCGACATCCATGCCGTTACGGCCGCGAACAACCTGCTCGCCGCGATGATCGATAACCGGCTGCTTCGCGGCAATCCGCTGAACATCAATCCGCACAGCATCACGTGGAAACGCGTAGTTGATACGAATGACCGTGCTCTGCGAAAGATCATCGTCGGCCTCGGCGGCCGCATGGAAGGCGGCATTCCGCGGGAGACGGGTTTTGATATCACCGTCGCCTCAGAGGTGATGGCGATACTCGCCCTGACGACGTCGTTGCAGGATATGCGAACGCGTTTCGGCCGCATCGTCGTCGGCATGACGCACGACAAAACGCCCGTCACCGCTGAAGAGATCGGCGCCGCCGGTGCGA
This sequence is a window from Acidobacteriota bacterium. Protein-coding genes within it:
- the sufD gene encoding Fe-S cluster assembly protein SufD → MTSATMETLFGQCFRDSIASEKDVMVKALREEAFSYYAATGFPTPKDEDWKYTNVAEIAKGEWPCTQMRTQLPDDDPRPRVMLENFRFGRNGFTALNLTFADLSVVVIPRETSVAEPIELDLSAAEGEMASPHVIVIAEAGSKATIVETYKSGGRGLMNSAVQIVVEENANLTHYRVQKDAADAYNYGVTEVTVGPSARYDLTNINLGGAISRHDIDAKLIAEGGEIWVDGLYILSGSQHHDTHSSIDHTVPNCNSHQTYKGVLDGSSRGVFNGKVFVRENAHGTDAQQQNKNLLLSNDARVDTKPQLEIFNDDVKCSHGATVGQLEDEEMFYLLTRGLPETLARNLLTYGFAEEIINKIEIESIKSELDAMVLNRLNTVI
- a CDS encoding GxxExxY protein, with product MELNSVTEAIIGAAIEVHKALGPGLLESTYEVCLLHELGKRGLKVEKQVPIPVVYDTVRLDAGYRIDLLVEDEVIVELKAVDTLHPIHEAQLISYLKLSNKKIGLLINFNVKLLKNGVKRIAN
- a CDS encoding cysteine desulfurase, which produces MTWDVEKIRRDFPVLSREVNGKPLVYLDNAASSQVPQMVIDRGSKYLEEEHSNVHRGVHYLSQHATNAFEAAREKVKRFINAREAAECIFVRGCTEGVNLVAHSYCKGFVNEGDEILVSQMEHHSNIVPWQVAAAERGARVRVIPINSTGELVIEEYEAMLNERTKIVAVSHVSNSLGTVNPVKEMITTAHKYGVPVCVDAAQSVPHFPVDVQDLDADFFVFSGHKMFAPTGSGVAYGKREWLDKMPPYQTGGGMIRTVSFDGTTYAAIPEKFEAGTPAIAAAIGLGAAIDYLNALDFEAAAAYEHELLEYVTSRLADIEEVTIIGTAAQKASVLSFTIDGIHPHDIGTILDQQGIAIRAGHHCAQPVMNFFDVPATARASFAFYNTREEIDKLADAIQKVIEVFA